Proteins encoded together in one Cyanobium sp. WAJ14-Wanaka window:
- a CDS encoding carbamoyl-phosphate synthase, whose amino-acid sequence MLGSVRLSLALAGSAALTLAYTPIAISPVGAEETEPAKETGVMDLNLRDAVKLNYGFQGQLQGAGTPNEAGLGAFIPLNVGKNSVAFVDFLVNANFSDYGNYSSIINTTVAGTTLSTSTRLGYRWLNSDRSWMFGVNAGYDSRPMATGPADTGVSVSNSQTVFFQQVAAGLEAVSNGWNFNAYALVPIGTTNYMLNSRYRGGALDTYGLDVGYSITPDFRASIGYYYQDSDLNTADGSGVLGRLSYNLTNGLTLGANLSYDYAFNTVVSGDLKYRFGSNGNGAPSSKKQWKTPVIQALTETVKHRDVRVHDSTWTCMSSTCWRWITDPG is encoded by the coding sequence GTGCTGGGATCTGTTCGTCTGTCGCTCGCCCTTGCTGGTAGCGCCGCCCTAACGCTTGCCTACACGCCTATTGCCATCAGCCCTGTTGGCGCAGAAGAAACTGAACCAGCCAAGGAAACTGGTGTGATGGATCTCAACCTCAGAGATGCCGTCAAACTCAATTACGGCTTTCAAGGGCAACTACAAGGTGCTGGCACTCCCAATGAAGCTGGACTAGGTGCATTCATACCACTCAATGTGGGTAAAAACAGCGTTGCCTTTGTTGACTTCTTGGTAAATGCCAACTTCAGCGACTACGGCAACTACAGCAGCATCATCAATACAACCGTTGCTGGAACTACATTATCAACCTCTACCCGCTTGGGCTATCGCTGGCTGAACTCAGATCGCTCCTGGATGTTTGGCGTTAATGCTGGCTACGACAGCCGACCAATGGCTACAGGTCCTGCAGATACTGGCGTAAGCGTTAGCAACTCTCAAACAGTCTTCTTTCAGCAAGTTGCAGCAGGCTTAGAAGCTGTAAGCAATGGCTGGAACTTCAATGCCTATGCCCTTGTTCCAATCGGCACCACAAATTACATGCTCAATAGTCGTTATCGAGGCGGCGCACTAGATACCTACGGTTTAGACGTTGGCTACAGCATCACACCTGATTTTCGTGCCTCTATTGGTTACTACTATCAAGATAGTGACCTCAATACCGCCGATGGTTCTGGTGTATTGGGAAGGCTTTCCTACAACCTCACCAATGGGCTCACACTTGGAGCAAATCTTTCCTATGACTACGCTTTTAATACCGTTGTTTCTGGAGACTTAAAATATCGCTTTGGCAGCAATGGCAATGGCGCACCAAGCAGCAAGAAACAATGGAAAACACCTGTTATTCAAGCACTAACTGAGACAGTTAAGCATAGGGATGTACGTGTTCACGATAGCACCTGGACCTGTATGAGTAGCACCTGCTGGAGGTGGATTACTGACCCTGGGTGA
- a CDS encoding DUF433 domain-containing protein: MERIVVEPNICNGQPTIKGTRVTARTVLEFLAAGDAIEDVLEEYPTLTRDDILACIRFSSDLMSHQFSLQSVA; this comes from the coding sequence ATGGAGCGAATCGTCGTTGAGCCAAACATCTGCAATGGTCAGCCGACCATCAAGGGCACCCGTGTAACGGCCCGAACGGTGCTGGAGTTTCTTGCTGCTGGCGATGCCATCGAGGATGTCCTAGAGGAGTATCCGACCCTGACCCGGGATGACATCCTGGCCTGCATCCGCTTCTCCTCCGATCTGATGAGCCATCAGTTCTCGCTGCAAAGCGTCGCTTGA
- a CDS encoding carbamoyl-phosphate synthase has protein sequence MLRSVRLSFAIAGSAALALAYTPIAISPVGAEETEPAKETGMLDLNLRDAVKLNYGFQGQLQGAGTPNEAGLGAFIPLNVGKNSVAFVDFLVNANFSDYGNYSSLINTEVSGTTLSTSTRLGYRWLNSDRSWMFGVNAGYDSRPMATGPADTGVSVSNSQTVFFQQVAAGLEAVSNSWNFNAYALVPIGTTNARLNSVYQGGSLDTYGLDVGYSITPDFRASIGYYYQNGDLNTADGSGVLGRLAYNITNGLTLGVNLSYDDAFDTRVSGDLKYRFGSNGYGAPSSKKQWKTPVIQALTETVKHRDVRVHDYGMESATGF, from the coding sequence ATGCTGCGATCTGTTCGTCTGTCGTTTGCCATTGCTGGTAGTGCTGCCCTAGCGCTTGCCTATACGCCTATTGCCATCAGCCCAGTTGGCGCAGAGGAAACAGAACCAGCCAAGGAAACTGGCATGCTGGATCTCAACCTCAGAGATGCAGTTAAGCTCAACTACGGCTTTCAAGGGCAATTACAAGGTGCTGGCACTCCAAATGAAGCTGGGCTAGGTGCTTTCATTCCACTCAATGTAGGGAAAAATAGCGTTGCCTTTGTAGACTTTTTGGTAAATGCCAACTTCAGCGACTACGGCAACTACAGCAGCCTCATCAATACTGAAGTTTCAGGCACCACTTTATCAACCTCTACCCGCTTGGGCTACCGCTGGCTGAACTCAGATCGCTCCTGGATGTTTGGCGTCAATGCTGGCTACGACAGCCGACCAATGGCTACAGGTCCTGCGGATACTGGTGTAAGCGTTAGCAACTCTCAAACAGTCTTCTTTCAGCAAGTTGCAGCAGGCTTAGAAGCCGTGAGCAATAGCTGGAACTTCAATGCCTATGCCCTTGTTCCAATCGGCACCACAAATGCCAGGCTCAATAGCGTTTATCAAGGCGGCTCACTAGATACCTACGGTTTAGATGTTGGCTACAGCATCACCCCTGATTTTCGTGCCTCTATTGGTTACTACTATCAAAATGGTGACCTCAATACCGCCGATGGCTCTGGTGTATTGGGCAGGCTTGCCTACAACATCACCAATGGGCTAACTCTTGGCGTCAATCTTTCCTATGATGACGCCTTTGATACCCGTGTTTCTGGAGACTTAAAATACCGCTTTGGCAGCAATGGCTATGGCGCACCAAGTAGCAAAAAACAATGGAAAACACCTGTTATTCAAGCACTAACTGAGACAGTTAAACATAGGGATGTACGGGTTCACGATTATGGAATGGAATCAGCAACGGGTTTCTGA
- a CDS encoding carbamoyl-phosphate synthase: MLGSVRLSLAITGSAALALAYTPIAISPVDAEETEPAKETGVLDLNLRDAVKLNYGFQGQLQGAGTPNEAGLGAFIPLNVGKNSVVFVDFLVNANFSDYGNYSSLLNTEVSGTTFSTSTRLGYRWLNSDRSWMFGVNAGYDSRPMATGPADTGVSVSNSQTVFFQQVAAGLEAVSNGWNFNAYALVPIGTTNAKLNSVYQGGALDTYGLDVGYSITPDFRASIGYYYQNGDLNTADGSGVLGRLAYNITNGLTLGVNLSYDDAFDTRVSGDLKYRFGSNGYGAPSSKKQWKTPVIQALTETVKHRDVRVHDKATYNQPHPETTPVARRSN; the protein is encoded by the coding sequence ATGCTGGGATCTGTTCGTCTGTCGCTTGCAATTACTGGTAGCGCCGCCCTAGCGCTTGCCTACACGCCTATTGCCATCAGCCCTGTTGACGCAGAAGAAACTGAACCAGCCAAGGAAACAGGTGTGCTGGATCTCAACCTCAGAGATGCCGTTAAGCTCAACTACGGCTTTCAAGGGCAATTACAAGGAGCTGGCACTCCAAATGAAGCTGGGCTGGGTGCTTTCATTCCACTCAATGTAGGGAAAAATAGCGTTGTCTTTGTAGACTTTTTGGTAAATGCCAACTTCAGCGACTACGGCAACTACAGCAGCCTGCTGAACACTGAGGTTTCAGGCACCACCTTCTCCACCTCTACCCGCTTGGGCTACCGCTGGCTGAACTCAGATCGCTCCTGGATGTTTGGCGTTAATGCTGGCTACGACAGCCGACCAATGGCTACAGGTCCTGCAGATACAGGCGTAAGCGTTAGCAACTCTCAAACAGTCTTCTTTCAGCAAGTCGCAGCAGGTTTGGAAGCTGTTAGCAATGGCTGGAACTTCAATGCTTATGCCCTTGTTCCAATCGGCACCACAAATGCCAAGCTCAATAGCGTTTATCAAGGCGGCGCACTAGATACCTATGGTTTAGATGTTGGCTACAGCATCACCCCTGATTTTCGTGCCTCTATTGGTTACTACTATCAAAATGGTGACCTCAATACCGCCGATGGCTCTGGTGTATTGGGCAGGCTTGCCTACAACATCACCAATGGGCTAACTCTTGGCGTCAACCTTTCCTATGATGACGCCTTTGATACCCGTGTTTCAGGAGACTTAAAATATCGCTTTGGCAGCAATGGCTATGGCGCACCAAGTAGCAAAAAACAATGGAAAACACCTGTTATTCAAGCCTTAACTGAGACTGTTAAACATAGGGATGTCAGGGTGCACGATAAAGCCACATATAATCAACCACACCCTGAAACCACACCAGTGGCGCGCAGATCTAACTGA
- a CDS encoding DUF5615 family PIN-like protein, which translates to MKGFVFDENVPRQLRFQPSLPFTHVAELGRGMSDREIWEVARLEELVIVTKDTDFSNRIILNSPPPWVVHLRFGNMRRGEFHAFLARIWTRIEAIK; encoded by the coding sequence TTGAAGGGCTTCGTCTTTGATGAGAATGTGCCCCGGCAGCTGCGCTTCCAGCCGTCGCTCCCCTTCACCCATGTGGCTGAACTCGGTCGAGGCATGAGTGATAGAGAGATCTGGGAGGTCGCCAGGTTGGAGGAGCTGGTGATCGTGACGAAAGACACTGACTTCTCGAATCGAATCATTCTCAACTCGCCACCGCCGTGGGTGGTGCATCTTCGCTTCGGGAACATGCGCCGCGGCGAGTTTCACGCTTTTCTTGCCAGGATATGGACACGAATCGAGGCGATCAAGTAG
- a CDS encoding DMT family transporter, whose amino-acid sequence MALFILLRGSDSTLLKFLQQTGEATHAAGGPEAISFCNVFFFSSLVTGLVLLLANRQNVQSQLPLLSHQNRWLLVLQSFSGFFLGPMAFFLALARLTVVQQTLLFSLTVPATALLARLLLKEPLPRTFAPSVVLLSTGLLLAMHPAMAGAMAAPVDAHLDPRGLFWALLGVGAFGFSSVVNRLTGQRGLGVGFTVGISSLAASVAFAVIALLLFGPSHFIYLRSWWVLGVIGGYALVISLGSQWSLMQCYRRLSVVQVSLWASLTIVVSLAEAHLVLDEPLHWPALVGAALILVAIGLQPWNSRVHGDDRPGQAP is encoded by the coding sequence TTAGAGGCAGTGACAGCACCCTGTTGAAGTTTTTGCAGCAGACGGGCGAAGCAACCCACGCCGCCGGGGGCCCTGAAGCGATCAGTTTCTGCAACGTGTTCTTTTTCTCGAGCCTGGTTACTGGATTAGTGCTGCTGCTGGCCAACCGTCAGAACGTTCAAAGCCAATTACCGCTGCTGAGCCACCAGAACAGGTGGCTATTGGTTTTGCAGAGCTTCAGCGGCTTCTTTTTGGGCCCAATGGCATTTTTCCTTGCCTTGGCCCGCCTCACGGTGGTGCAACAGACCCTGCTTTTTAGCCTGACGGTGCCAGCTACGGCGCTGTTAGCCCGACTACTGCTGAAGGAGCCCCTACCCCGCACCTTTGCCCCCAGCGTTGTGCTCCTTTCCACCGGCCTTCTGCTGGCCATGCACCCCGCCATGGCTGGCGCCATGGCTGCGCCAGTAGATGCCCATCTCGACCCTCGCGGCCTGTTCTGGGCCCTACTGGGAGTTGGGGCTTTTGGGTTCAGCAGCGTGGTGAACCGACTCACCGGCCAGAGGGGTCTGGGGGTTGGTTTCACGGTAGGCATCTCCAGCCTGGCCGCCTCGGTGGCCTTTGCCGTGATTGCCCTGCTGTTATTTGGCCCCAGCCACTTTATTTACCTGCGCAGTTGGTGGGTCCTTGGGGTGATCGGCGGCTACGCCCTAGTGATCAGCCTGGGAAGCCAATGGAGCCTGATGCAGTGCTACAGGCGACTGAGCGTGGTGCAGGTATCTCTCTGGGCATCGCTCACGATCGTGGTCTCGCTGGCCGAGGCCCATCTGGTGCTGGATGAACCCCTGCACTGGCCGGCGCTGGTTGGCGCGGCCCTAATTCTGGTGGCCATCGGTCTGCAGCCCTGGAATTCAAGGGTCCATGGCGATGACAGACCAGGCCAAGCTCCCTAG
- a CDS encoding VOC family protein — protein sequence MTLDHISFGTQDIAATQAFYEGQLGLPVMIHERMLMQEGGTVEHVFFDCGGDCALAFMQWQQVPGVPSDYDTGINRGLGVPNGTFHFAFRCASLVGLEERRLALIAAGVVVGAVLDLDPYRSFFLEDPVNRLRLEYTTRVRQPLASDRDPEQRQFPASLALFEQAAKPG from the coding sequence ATGACCCTAGATCACATAAGTTTTGGCACTCAAGACATCGCCGCGACCCAGGCCTTCTACGAGGGACAACTGGGATTACCGGTAATGATTCACGAGCGCATGTTGATGCAGGAGGGCGGCACGGTGGAGCACGTGTTTTTCGATTGCGGCGGCGACTGTGCCCTGGCCTTCATGCAATGGCAGCAGGTACCTGGGGTGCCAAGTGACTACGACACCGGCATCAACCGCGGCCTGGGGGTGCCAAACGGCACATTCCACTTCGCCTTCCGCTGTGCCTCCCTCGTCGGGCTGGAGGAGAGGCGGCTGGCACTCATCGCAGCAGGGGTGGTGGTGGGTGCTGTGCTGGATCTGGATCCCTATAGGTCATTCTTCCTTGAAGATCCCGTAAATCGCCTTCGCTTGGAATACACCACTCGAGTGAGACAACCATTGGCGTCGGATCGAGATCCGGAACAACGGCAGTTTCCAGCCAGTCTGGCTCTGTTTGAACAGGCCGCAAAGCCTGGTTAA
- the corA gene encoding magnesium/cobalt transporter CorA, producing MAPTKISVLVLDVQGAKQKALDNLEQLDQLLQADAPLWIRVNGHGQPELIEELFKRCNIPKVFLPLALETPQSPRLDSFADVVALVVHRLNLTDKALNLVSDQVSILLTHRLLISIEEVATQDGFNSLTSWLLHEHPNAADEELDDLLHYMVDTLLDGIFPMLEQLASRLDSLEEAALRAPSPQILGRAYHLRGNLRRIRQQLWPLRNQTLLFLKQNQPLMGQKSLNGFREIAENVAQIFESCELLRHQCDAVTNTHMASTGNRMNQIMKTLTIISAIFAPITFLAGVYGMNFDNIPELHWRYGYFLCLALMATVATIQTTLLWKRGWFEDWSNTRRQ from the coding sequence TTGGCGCCAACCAAAATATCAGTTCTAGTTCTGGATGTGCAGGGGGCAAAACAAAAGGCCCTCGACAATCTGGAGCAATTAGATCAACTCCTCCAGGCAGATGCTCCGCTCTGGATCCGCGTTAATGGGCACGGCCAGCCAGAATTGATTGAAGAACTATTTAAGCGATGCAATATCCCCAAAGTATTTCTACCTCTGGCCCTTGAAACACCCCAATCTCCAAGGCTGGATTCCTTTGCGGACGTGGTAGCCCTAGTGGTGCATCGCCTAAATCTAACCGACAAGGCGCTAAACCTTGTCAGCGACCAGGTGAGCATCTTGCTTACCCATCGACTGCTGATATCCATAGAGGAGGTGGCCACTCAAGATGGCTTTAACTCGCTCACATCCTGGCTGTTACACGAACACCCAAATGCGGCAGACGAAGAACTGGATGATCTGTTGCACTACATGGTCGACACGCTTCTAGATGGCATATTTCCGATGCTGGAGCAGTTGGCAAGCCGTCTTGACAGCCTGGAAGAGGCCGCACTGCGTGCACCCAGTCCGCAAATCCTCGGCCGTGCTTACCACTTAAGGGGCAACCTGCGCAGAATTCGCCAGCAGCTTTGGCCCCTGAGAAATCAGACCCTACTCTTTCTTAAGCAGAATCAACCATTGATGGGCCAGAAAAGCCTCAATGGCTTCCGGGAGATTGCGGAAAATGTGGCTCAAATATTTGAAAGCTGTGAACTACTCAGGCACCAATGCGACGCCGTTACCAATACCCATATGGCGAGCACTGGTAATCGCATGAATCAGATCATGAAGACACTTACCATAATCTCGGCAATATTCGCCCCAATCACCTTTTTAGCCGGGGTCTATGGCATGAACTTCGACAATATTCCTGAACTGCATTGGCGATATGGCTACTTCCTATGCCTGGCCCTGATGGCCACCGTAGCCACCATTCAAACCACCCTGTTGTGGAAACGGGGATGGTTCGAAGACTGGTCAAACACCCGTCGCCAGTAA
- a CDS encoding transposase → MPRPPRRLPQGYSFHITLRCNSRQFLIAKGLRRDVLLAVLAKAQAKVPHRLYAVCLMANHLHLLIKPDNASQLPRLMHWVGWYSAMALNRLSGRCGHFWEARYYATAIAPKDHRRVLNTLRYIHANPKAAGVRKGFYDPYSNYGHYGRLECDGISEWHPSFLQLAPSLKECSKRYERFCQKYRHHSKGAAKCHWGSRMLKRLIAKGRGLQSNRKRVSPGQQQLPFLFDCRLNQIPDEWHQIAFRFKRANGIRDGDSERSIW, encoded by the coding sequence ATGCCCCGCCCACCACGCCGTTTGCCTCAGGGGTATTCGTTTCATATCACGCTCAGGTGTAATAGCCGCCAGTTTTTGATTGCCAAAGGCTTGAGACGGGATGTGCTGCTGGCAGTGCTCGCCAAGGCACAAGCAAAGGTGCCGCATAGGTTGTATGCGGTGTGTCTAATGGCAAATCACCTGCATCTCCTCATCAAGCCTGATAATGCCTCCCAGTTACCCCGTTTGATGCACTGGGTTGGCTGGTATTCAGCAATGGCACTCAACCGACTTTCTGGGCGTTGCGGGCACTTCTGGGAGGCACGGTATTACGCCACTGCGATTGCTCCCAAAGACCACAGAAGGGTGCTTAATACACTCAGGTATATTCACGCCAACCCCAAAGCAGCAGGAGTGCGTAAGGGCTTTTATGACCCCTATTCCAACTACGGGCACTACGGCAGATTGGAATGCGATGGCATCAGTGAATGGCATCCAAGTTTCCTGCAACTTGCACCAAGCCTGAAGGAATGCTCCAAGCGTTATGAGCGTTTCTGCCAGAAGTATCGCCATCACAGCAAAGGAGCAGCCAAGTGCCACTGGGGCTCAAGGATGCTGAAGCGACTGATTGCAAAGGGTAGGGGTCTGCAGAGTAATAGGAAGCGAGTATCACCAGGGCAACAGCAACTCCCTTTTCTCTTTGATTGTCGTCTAAATCAAATCCCCGATGAGTGGCACCAGATAGCGTTTAGATTTAAGCGAGCCAATGGCATCCGTGACGGCGACAGTGAGCGAAGTATTTGGTAG
- a CDS encoding transposase, which translates to MLQRRYSEAVKAEVRRRMSPPMRQSVSQISAENGIHIVILYNWRKAWRLQEEVVPTSEKEPESWSAADTFTRVLETAGLNVTELNASCRERGLG; encoded by the coding sequence TTGCTTCAGCGTCGTTACAGCGAGGCTGTCAAGGCTGAAGTCAGGAGGCGGATGAGTCCGCCAATGCGGCAGAGCGTTTCTCAGATCTCAGCAGAGAATGGCATTCACATAGTCATCCTCTACAACTGGAGGAAGGCCTGGCGGTTGCAGGAAGAGGTGGTGCCGACATCCGAGAAGGAACCAGAAAGCTGGAGTGCTGCTGACACGTTTACGAGGGTTCTCGAGACCGCAGGCCTCAATGTCACGGAGCTCAACGCCTCCTGCCGGGAGCGAGGACTGGGCTAA
- a CDS encoding dihydrodipicolinate synthase family protein, which translates to MPTAFSSSLEIDLGAQRRLLRFYQQAGANAVLAVASTGEMLSLSWPEALQLTGMASSIFGAARTWASISCGRSVEACVQGAAALRKAGASLPLVIPGLLANASVPEAEALKRLVAVGKRASGPLGLYEANSPFHRTLTPSSLNTLAALGTYQMLKTTQGQPEQIAALRAAAGASFTLLEANTAELAATLAAGASGVMDFCAACFPELLTFLCRHWRDGGQIQSIQRLCKWIGQTDAVLLQSLPFPLGVKAALAARGFEILPLSRLNINDPTNEQQAVIQDLVRQFQALCQELGIKTLI; encoded by the coding sequence ATGCCCACAGCATTCAGCTCCTCACTTGAGATCGATCTAGGAGCACAACGCCGCTTGCTGCGCTTCTACCAACAGGCTGGAGCTAATGCAGTGCTCGCAGTGGCATCCACCGGAGAGATGCTGTCGCTGTCTTGGCCTGAGGCACTACAACTCACAGGCATGGCCAGCAGCATCTTTGGGGCGGCGCGCACATGGGCAAGCATCAGTTGCGGCCGCAGCGTTGAGGCGTGTGTTCAAGGAGCCGCAGCCCTACGTAAGGCTGGTGCCAGTCTGCCTTTGGTGATTCCGGGACTGCTTGCTAATGCAAGCGTGCCTGAGGCCGAAGCTCTCAAACGCCTGGTGGCTGTGGGCAAACGCGCTTCGGGCCCCCTAGGGCTGTACGAAGCGAACAGCCCATTTCACCGCACGCTGACACCTTCGTCGCTGAACACATTGGCGGCTCTGGGCACCTACCAAATGCTGAAAACCACCCAGGGACAGCCAGAACAGATCGCCGCACTGAGAGCGGCGGCAGGCGCAAGCTTCACACTTCTAGAGGCCAACACAGCCGAGCTGGCAGCAACGCTGGCAGCTGGTGCCAGCGGAGTGATGGATTTCTGTGCAGCCTGTTTCCCAGAGCTACTGACCTTTCTCTGCCGCCACTGGCGCGATGGGGGCCAAATCCAATCGATTCAGCGGCTATGTAAGTGGATTGGCCAGACCGATGCTGTACTTCTGCAATCTCTTCCGTTTCCCCTGGGCGTCAAGGCTGCTCTGGCGGCACGGGGGTTTGAGATTCTGCCCCTAAGCCGACTAAATATTAACGACCCGACAAACGAACAACAGGCTGTAATCCAGGATCTCGTGCGTCAATTCCAGGCCCTATGCCAAGAGCTAGGGATCAAGACACTGATCTGA
- a CDS encoding DM13 domain-containing protein yields the protein MFKASALLVLSLGIATAVPNAQAASPLTGELIASAQSKAISFQKAEAPVTGSFSVEKKGDKTTLVFSKDFSTNPQAPALQVILVKSATPLKALKAPHYPLTPGSYTQVAALKSAKGPQTYTLPAGVDVKAYGSVLIWCKVANATMAWAPLK from the coding sequence ATGTTCAAGGCATCCGCACTGCTCGTACTGAGCCTGGGAATTGCAACAGCAGTACCTAACGCCCAAGCCGCCAGCCCCCTTACCGGTGAGCTGATCGCCTCTGCCCAGAGCAAGGCAATCTCCTTCCAAAAGGCCGAGGCGCCCGTAACCGGCAGCTTCAGCGTGGAGAAGAAAGGAGACAAGACAACTCTGGTCTTCAGCAAGGATTTCAGCACCAACCCCCAGGCCCCTGCCCTGCAGGTGATTCTGGTGAAATCAGCCACTCCCTTGAAGGCCCTTAAGGCCCCCCATTACCCCCTCACCCCTGGCTCCTACACCCAGGTGGCAGCCCTCAAGAGTGCCAAGGGCCCCCAGACCTACACCCTGCCCGCAGGCGTGGATGTAAAGGCCTACGGCTCGGTTCTGATTTGGTGCAAGGTTGCCAACGCCACCATGGCCTGGGCACCCCTTAAGTAA
- a CDS encoding carbamoyl-phosphate synthase has protein sequence MLRSVRLSLAITGSAALALAYTPIAISPVAAEETEPAKETGVLDLNLRDAVKLNYGFQGQLQGAGTPNEAGLGAFIPLNVGKNSVAFVDFLVNANFSDYGNYSSLINTEVSGTTLSTSTRLGYRWLNSDRSWMFGVNAGYDSRPVAAGPADTGVSVSNSQTVFFQQVAAGLEAVSNSWNFNAYALVPIGTTNAKLNSVYQGGALDTYGLDVGYSITPDFRASIGYYYQNGDLNTADGSGVLGRLAYNITNGLTLGVNLSYDDAFDTRVSGDLKYRFGSNGYGAPSSKKQWKTPVIQALTETVKHRDVRVHDKSTRCSTNVSGSYGCHPTLPAK, from the coding sequence ATGCTGCGATCTGTTCGTCTGTCGCTTGCAATTACTGGTAGCGCCGCCCTAGCGCTTGCCTACACGCCTATTGCCATCAGCCCTGTTGCCGCAGAAGAAACTGAACCAGCCAAGGAAACAGGTGTGCTGGATCTCAACCTCAGAGATGCCGTTAAGCTCAACTACGGCTTTCAAGGGCAATTACAAGGCGCTGGCACTCCAAATGAAGCTGGGCTGGGTGCTTTCATTCCACTCAATGTAGGGAAAAATAGCGTTGCCTTTGTAGACTTTTTGGTAAATGCCAACTTCAGTGACTACGGCAACTACAGCAGCCTGATTAATACTGAGGTTTCAGGCACCACTTTATCAACCTCTACACGCTTGGGCTACCGCTGGCTGAACTCAGATCGCTCCTGGATGTTTGGCGTTAATGCTGGCTACGACAGCCGCCCAGTGGCTGCAGGTCCTGCAGATACTGGTGTAAGTGTTAGCAACTCTCAAACAGTCTTCTTTCAGCAAGTTGCAGCAGGCTTAGAAGCTGTTAGCAATAGCTGGAACTTCAATGCCTATGCCCTTGTTCCAATCGGCACCACAAATGCCAAGCTCAATAGCGTTTATCAAGGCGGCGCACTAGATACCTATGGTTTAGATGTTGGCTACAGCATCACCCCTGATTTTCGTGCCTCTATTGGTTACTACTATCAAAATGGTGACCTCAATACCGCCGATGGCTCTGGTGTCTTAGGCAGGCTTGCCTACAACATCACCAATGGGCTTACTCTTGGCGTCAATCTTTCCTATGATGATGCCTTTGATACCCGTGTTTCAGGAGACTTAAAATATCGCTTTGGCAGCAATGGCTATGGCGCACCAAGTAGCAAAAAACAATGGAAAACACCTGTTATTCAAGCCTTAACTGAGACTGTTAAACATAGGGATGTCAGGGTGCACGATAAATCCACACGATGCTCCACGAACGTATCGGGTTCCTACGGTTGCCATCCAACCCTCCCCGCAAAGTGA
- a CDS encoding PqqD family protein, giving the protein MTFSNTDRFKRHPQAVCSELDGEIALFQSNTSEYLVLNESGTAIWNSLGNAPTINQICEELAKEYEIDRPSCIKDVTAWLEEALRKKVVSQIKSD; this is encoded by the coding sequence ATGACCTTCTCCAACACAGATCGCTTCAAGCGACACCCCCAGGCAGTTTGCAGCGAACTTGACGGTGAAATTGCCCTGTTTCAAAGCAACACCTCCGAATATCTTGTGCTAAATGAATCTGGCACTGCAATCTGGAATAGCCTTGGCAATGCTCCAACGATTAACCAAATCTGCGAGGAACTAGCAAAAGAATATGAAATCGATCGACCATCCTGCATCAAAGACGTAACGGCCTGGCTAGAAGAAGCCCTACGCAAAAAGGTTGTCAGCCAGATCAAAAGCGATTAG